A stretch of DNA from Gemmatimonadaceae bacterium:
AGGCCGCGTACACCGAGGTGGTGCGCAGCGGCGAGTTGACCACGGCGACCTTCGGCGCACGACTCGATCACAGCAGCACCTTCGGCGACTTCGCGACCTATCGGGCATCGGTGTCGCGCGCGCTCCCCGGTGCGTTGCGTGTGCGCGCGAGCCTCGGTACTGCCTTCCGCGAGCCCGCGTTCTACGAATCGTTCGATACGCCATTCTCCGCGGCGAATCCCGATCTGCGCCCGGAGCGCACGACGAGCTGGGAGACTGGGCTCGAGCACGAGATCGCCGCGGGTACCGCGACGATCGGCGCGACCTACTTCAATCAGCGCTTCGTCGATCTCATCGATTATCGCTTCGACGCCGCGAATCCCGCGCAGAGCCAGTACGAGAACATCGCCCGCGCTCGCGCCGCAGGCGCCGAGGTCGAATTGCGCATCATGCCGAGGCACGGTCTGAGCGGCGACGCGAGCTACACCTGGCTCGACACGAAAGTGCTCCAGAGCGGCTTCGATCCGTCGCCGCAAGCGACGCTCGTCTCGGGTGGTCCGCTTCTGCGTCGCCCAAAGCACTCGGGTTCGGTCGGCGTTAGGTACGATTTCCTCGGCGGTCTCTCGGCGACCGCTCGCGCGACGTACGTCGGTACACGCGAGGATCGCCTCTTCCACGGCGCGCCGGACTTCAACACGGACGACGTGACGCTCGATCCGTATACGAAGGTGGACGCATCGTTCGTGGCGCCGCTCGCAGCTGTCTGGAGTCAACTGCGCTCGATCGACGCGACGCTGCGCGCGGACAACCTGTTCGACACGCGCTACGTCAGCGTCGCGGGCTATGCGACGCCCGGCCGCGTGATCACGGCCGGAGTGCGCGCGACCTTCTAGCGGCTGGGGAGTCGCTCCGGGGCTTGTCGTGTTCCGTGCGTGCGATCGCGGGAGCGGGGTCGCTCCGGGGCACTATGACGATCCTGCCATTTGCCTCTACGCCGTTAGGCGTGGTCGATAGTATGGCAGGATCGCCATAGCTGCCCCTCCGGACCCCGCTCCCGCGATCGCCCCTGCCACCTGCTGCCAGCGCAACTGGTGCATCGTCGCGCGGTGATTTCCACCTAACGACTGCGCGCGCGCGCCAATTCGGACGCTGCGACGCGCGAGCCCGCGCCCCGAAGCCTGATCGCGAGCAATCTTAGGTCGGGATAGCAGGAGCGGGGTCCGGAGGGGCAGCTATCGGCAACACTGCCATTTGTTTCGACGACGCTTCTCGTAAGAGGAGCCAATGGCAGTGTTGTCCATAGTGCCCCGGAGCGACCCCGCTCCTGCTATCGCTACGGCTAGCCCCTAGTCCCTAGTCCCTAGCCCCTAGCCCCTAGCCCCTAGCCCCTAGCCCCTATGTTTCATCATGCCCCTCCTCGCCACCGAGGCGATCGTTCTTCACACCTTCGACTATCTCGAGTCGTCGCGAATCCTTCGCCTCGTGACTCGCGAAGGAGGCGTGCGCTCCGTGCTGGCGCGGGGGGCGCGTCGCTCGTCGCGTCGGTTCGGCAGCGCGCTCGATCTCTTCGCGCAGGGCTCCGCACAGCTTCACGTCAAGCCCGGACGTGATCTCGACACGCTCGGGAACTTCGAGGTCGAGCGTGCGAGACCCGCGCTCGCATTGGAGCTCGAGCGCTTCACTGGTGCTGCGGTCATCGCGGAGCTGACCCTTCGCTTCGGGCGAGACGTTGCCGATCCCGAGCTCTTCGATGCCACGTCGTCGTCGCTCGACGAGTTGGCGTCGGCAAGCGCGAACGATGCGCCCGGAGCGACGCTCGCCGGCGCGTGGCGAATCATCGCGGCGCTGGGATTCGCGCCCGGCGTCGACGAGTGCAACGAATGCCATGCGTCGTTCGCGCCTAACGATGCGGCTCTGTTCAGTCATCCGGCGGGCGGCACGCTGTGCGACCGCTGCGCGCGTCTCGCGCCGTCGGGGCGACGGCTACCGGCCGCGGCGCGCGCCGCGCTGGGCGCGTGGATCAGCGGCCAGCGAGCGACATTGGGCGGAGATGCGGACGTGAAAGCGC
This window harbors:
- the recO gene encoding DNA repair protein RecO, whose translation is MPLLATEAIVLHTFDYLESSRILRLVTREGGVRSVLARGARRSSRRFGSALDLFAQGSAQLHVKPGRDLDTLGNFEVERARPALALELERFTGAAVIAELTLRFGRDVADPELFDATSSSLDELASASANDAPGATLAGAWRIIAALGFAPGVDECNECHASFAPNDAALFSHPAGGTLCDRCARLAPSGRRLPAAARAALGAWISGQRATLGGDADVKAHQRLLREFLREHLADERPLRAFEMWEQDPLSAPQLVADPTP